The DNA segment CTTCCTCAGCAACAAATCAACTTTAATCGCATGAGTTGCCGATTCTAACCAATTCAATTACTGAAAAAAGAAGGTagaacttttatatatattttattgtaatcatTTTATTGCGTGTTAAACAGATCTaaacatcacaaaaataattaatcacCCGCCAATCCTTAAGctcttaaaataattatttccaagCCCCATCTCGTCTGTTGTCGCCCCTCACAGATCCCGTTTACCATCAGCCAATGGCTTACAGACCTCTGTATTGTTGAAGAGACGCGCCTTATCTTCAAGACCACctgtaatgtttttataaaaacatgaaaaaatgggTCCCCGAGGTCCCCCGCTAGTAAGAAGGGCCTCCTCTGAACAATCAGCTACAAGCTGTCTCTTGCCAAGATACTGATGTAAGGCTTACTGGTCTGCAGTCGCCAGAACCCCCGGAATCCTCCATGTTTTACGTGTCTCAGTGCTTTCTGTCTGAGGTTCCTTCCCTTCTTCTTCCGCCGTAACGACCGATCCCAAATATTCACTGAGTTTGTCCTCATTTACATATCTCTCATCAAACAGAGATTATTACAGCCCGAGACCCCCATATTCTACCCTTATTTATAGATAATGAGGCAAAAATATTACCGAGTATCTTATTGTAGCAAAGCAGTGAATCACCCACTAAAACTTATTGTATATGAacaaacctgggaacttctgggctccgactacccagagcctactcttgggggacgcggccaggactacccGCCGACATCATGGGAAATATccttatttaaaggggaaacggGTGGgccatgtcaagaccccgcgacccggaggattcaggtgttgacccggagagttcccaggtatttatAGGAGTATATTTGCAAGTATAAAGCAGATTATACGACTTTAAGCAATTCCTATAAAAGCTTTTGATTTCTGTGAGTTATAAGAAGTGGATGCAGGGACCGGCACCAGGCGGGGGATTTTCTCCCGTCTCCTACACGGAATTCCCGGCACGGATCCCTTCTGTTTGCGGAGCTGCAAAGACATCGAGAATACATTAATGTGTCGCCTTAAACTTACTTCACTTATTCATTtccttaataatttaaatattagtcaataggagagagaaaggagaacaaACATGGAGGgtttagaaaataaaaccagTTTAAGGTGGTTTGTTTGATCGTCTCCCAGTAGAAAAGTACGCGATCCcccatttaatataaataaattgtgagACGGCGCTCGCAGATCAATCACACggaacagatttttttatgtagatCTGTAGAAAGTTCTCTGGAAAGCAGGTTCTGCGCCAGCAGGATGACGCGTAACTAATAGGAGTAATAATGGAGCTGCTCTGCCCGGCTCGTGTTCTGGATGTCTATATAGTTACACGGTTTATACTAGAAATATTTGggctcagaggtctctttctGCTCTGATTTTCCCAGAATCACTGAATTATTGAACTCGTATCAGGCTCTCCTCATATGAAGACAAAAAACATCTTCCCGTTATCATTACGGACTTACATTTACGTCGTGGATGCGGCTGGAGACCCTTCTgacacttaaaagaaaaaaaaagtttgttataAAGGTGACGCCAATCTTCCCATCACTAATTAGATACCCAGCACAGGTATGTGGCGCTTGGCACTGCCCGTCTCCCTCAAACGGGGCTTTTAGACACAACGTCCCCCCCCTACCTGCCCCCGCAACCCATAACCCACCAGAGTTAGCTGAAGACACGCGACCCCCGAGTGACGCTGCCCCCCACCGCcagtattctgtatattataatatcacccgccaacctccgctgccagccATTATACCCGCGCACAGAAACGCCAACATAGCGGGAGACGAAAGGATTACTTACTGCCAGTCGGGGCGTAAACGGGACGTCTGCCTgaaataaacagatttaaaaataattaatactgGGGAAGGGACGCTGGTGCAAAGTATGAAAAGTGGTGAAACTACATAGCAACCAGAGGAATAGCCAATCAGAAGTGTTattttattggttgctatggtgataaggtgATATAACATTCCCCGTCATATACAATCAGAATTATTAGTGATGTCATGTGAAGAAGCCTCTATAGAGTATTCAGAAGCAGTAATTTCGCGAACCTCTCCTCCATAATATAAACCCAACAGCAGCAGCGACAGCGATCCCTGCAACGACTCCAATGACGATGTACACGGTGCTGCCGCTTCCGTCCTTCCTCGGATCTGAGTGACACAAAACAGGAGATATCAGTCAGGGGGCAATCTGAGAATGTGATGTAAGTGTTGGGGTAATTACCCCTCTCCTTGCGGCACTCACCCCACATCACAATGCGTGGCTCTGCCAGGCTGCCGTGGTCCACGTGGCAGGAGTAACTGTCCCCCTCTTTTGGGGTCACTTCCACGGTGACCCTGATCTGGTAAGTGCCGTCGGTATTGGGGAGAACCTGTTTGGCCTCATCCGAGGGAATATCTATCTCGTTCCTCTTCCAATTCACGTCCACCTCGCGGGGGTAAAACCCGTACACCTGGCAGTGAAGCTTTGTGGCCCCCTCTGAAGTCTGGGCTGAAACCTTCACCTCCGGGGCAACTGAGatcacagaaagggttaaataacgGTTACTTGGTGTGACAGTCCATCCGTTTGACCCATACATTATTTTGGCCCCATTCCTGATCTCATGTATTGTACGTCTATCCCTGTGTGTTACCCCCTCAGCCAAACGAGTATATTCACCGACTCTCCCAAGGAATAAGGACTTACCGACCCTGCGGGCTCCCTGTGCTGGTCGGATtcaacgccccccccccctgcttgGCGCCTGAGAGGGACCTAACCGTGAATTCATGGAAATTTACACCGGCCAGAAACCGCGGCCATACCTGCCGACCATTGCAATTTCACTGCTACAGACACCTGTTCTCCCACCACGACGCTCTTTTGGGGTAACATTAAGCCTGTGGTGGGCGACACTCGGTGGGGGTTACGGAGAGGGAGCTCGtctgggaaccctggttttatcaCCAGGACCGAGGTTTACCAGCCGCGGTTATGGAACTGAGGGATTCCATGCGGACCGTTCCAGGGGAAGTTTCCAGCGCTGTCGCTCAGGGTCCTGCCGTTGCACCGCGTCACTTTTTGGATCATATCATCCacggaccctgagctctccattgctACCCCGGGATCGATGCCGCTCCGTCTGGATCACCCCAAAATAGCGACTctttgtcgggtgggcattgctggccatagaactgtatgacGGAGCCGCGCTGTCTGGTGGTTGATGAGATTTTATCCCTAATCCCGCCGtgtgttttgtataaatatctgaGGCGTCCTCAATAAACTCCGTTCTGTTTGTACACTAAGTCCCGGCTAGTGCTtgggggaatatgaagggttaaccCCTTTCAGCGGCAAGGAAGTCCGAGTACCGGTCTCCGCCACAATGGAGCTGCAGTTTAGAAGATTTGCCCCATCCGGATGTGTGGCCCCTGCTAGTGCTTTATGCCCCTGTATCACCCCATGCGCGGTCAGCGCTGCCACTTCGGTTGGAGCCGATCCTGTAGAGTTTTATGTAAAGTTCTGGAAGGATCCGGAACATTCTGGAGAGAGGTCAAAAGAAGCGACTACAACGGGGAAAGATCTGCAGGATATAAATTCTCAAAATGACTAAAAGATCTGAATGCGTACAATCTGCAGGagacaggagacaggaacagcctcccagcagaagaggtagaggttaAACCATTTGCAGCCAATGACATAACAGGTACGTCATGATAAGTTTGCTCCTACAGGACTCATAACGTACCTGGTATGTAATTGgttaaaaatgccccccaccACTGTTGCTAATTCCCTAAATTCCcggctttaataaaatattttatctctttctttACTTGACCCTAAggggttattatttatattcccTTTTAGTTGATATGGTGCAGTCAGTGGGGAATTTGTTGGACAGGGTTAGGTAGGGgttaaacacaataaataaaaacctaaaaaaaacatgaaaaataaaaaaatataaaaattaaaataaatgaaaatgacagAAATcaggttaatgaatatattttgggatTTCTCCCATTTATACCGGCTGCGGATAATTTATATTCTCATAAATTCCAGCGTTTATAATTTTTTCGTATAATAATACAACTTAAAAAATCCCTACTTTCCCAGaaatacttatttaatttattcgctGAATGAGAAAGAGGGATCTTGGTTGGTATATAAGAGATATAAACAACGAGAACGCCGGCCAATGGGAGCCAGAACGCTGCGCTGTGTAACTCCGCCTACTTTGCATTAGTCCTTTTTTTGTCCCAGGACACCTGGAGCAAAAGTtgccaaaatcaggactgttctTCACAAAGCAGGAGAGTTGGGAGTCATGCAGAAGATAAACAGTTAATAAAAAATCCAAGAGAGGCTGGTGCGACCCGGTATGGAGAATGGAATTATAAACCAGATGAAGCCCCCAGGAGCCGTTACCCCCCCATTTCTGCTACAGCTCCTCCCACTCGCACCTCCGGACCGTTCCATCTCTGTGCGGAGATCTGCGCCTCGGCAACGACCGGAACATAAACCCCGCGCTCGGCGTCCAGGGCGAGGAAATCCCCCCCGTCATATCCGTGCTGCTCGTACCCCCCGGTGCTGCCGTCATCCCTCAGCTCACAGCCGTACATCACCTGCAGAGAATGGACACCTGCAAAGAGCGGCACTCATTACACCCGGCTGAGTGTGAGTGACGTGGGGGTCACACCCCAGGACCCCAGTATACGGACCCTCGCTGTACTGGGAGCAGAGCCGGTTACTGGGAGTACTGGGGAGCCTGTTTTCCCGGTTATTATATCATGTTTCCGGTAATTAGTGATGTCatctgtatgatgtcataaagatGGTTTCTCGGGGCTATTATTCATTATACTGTATTGGGCTCCATCTCTATCAGCCCTTCatacagcagccaatcagagcatCGAACGCTGCGgacaataaagggttaaagttcACTCCCTCCGGTTTATAAACCCCTCGGATGGGAATGCTGGGAGTTACTGTcatagtggatacagtgcggggagttgctgctgtggtagtggatacagtgcggggagttgctgctgtggtagtggatacagtgcggggagtTGCTGCGgtcgtagtggatacagtgcggggagtTGCTGCGGTCGTAGTGGATGCAGTGCGGGGAGTTGCTGCAttcgtagtggatacagtgcggggagtTGCTGCTGTCGTAGTGGATACAGAGCAGGGAGTTACTGctgttgtggtagtggatacagcgCGGGGAGTTACTGctgttgtggtagtggatacagcgCGGGGAGTTACTGCTGTTGTGGCAGTGGATACAGCGCGGGGAGTTACTGCTGTTGTGGCAGTGGATACAGCGCGGGGAGTTACTGTTGCAGTAGTGGATACAGCACTGGGAGTTACTGTTGcagtagtggatacagtgctgggagttactGTTGcagtagtggatacagtgctgggagttactGTTGcagtagtggatacagtgctgggagttactGTTGCGGTAGTGGATACAGGGTGGGGAGTTACTGTTGCGGTAGTGGATACAGGGTGGGGAGTTActgttgtggtagtggatacagggTGGGGAGTTCCTGCTGTGGTAAtggatacagtgcggggagttgctgctgtggtagtggatacaggtCAGGGAGTTGCtgctgtggtagtggatacagtgcggggagttgctgctgtggtagtggatacagtgcggggagttgtaactgtggtagtggatacagtgctgggagttgttGCTGTAGTAGTGGATACACTGCTGGGAGTTGCTGCTGTGGTAGcgtatacagtgcggggagttactgttgtggtagtggatacagtgctgggagttgctgttgtggtagtggatacaggtCAGGGAGTTGCtgctgtggtagtggatacagtgcggggagttgctgctgtggtagtggatacagtgcaggGAGTTGTAactgtggtagtggatacagtgctgggagttgtaactgtggtagtggatacagtgctgggagttgttgctgtggtagtggatacagtgctgggagttgctgctgtggtagcgtatacagtgcggggagttgctgctgtggtagtggatacagtgctgggagttgctgctgtggtagcgtatacagtgcggggagttgctgctgtggtagtggatacagtgctgggagttgttgctgtggtagtggatacagtgctgggagttgctgctgtggtagcgtatacagtgcggggagttactgttgtggtagtggatacagtgctgggagttgctgctgtggtagtggatacagtgctgggtCTCACCTGCGGTGTGGTTGAAGCGGCTCATTAATGTCCTCacattgtatttaaatacaGCCTCGTGGCCTTTGCCTTTCTGTGTCTCTCCCTCCCAGTATTCCGGTCCCGCTTTCTCCATCCACCGAGCGACAGGGACAGCCCGGCCGCGGTCACTGTTATAATCCGATATCTGGATCCCGTCCACATACCCGACTGACACGAACTCCGGCAGCCCGTGTCCCGGAGCCGAGACCGCGGTGTAATAATACTGGAGAGAGTGAcctgagacagacagacacgTCAGAGACAGACTGACCCGCAGAGCTCACACTCTATACACATTCTGTATGCCGGAGACCCCTCCCCATTATACTCACCACAATACACCCCGGACACCCCCACAACGAGCAGCAGGGGCCACATCTTTACCCCCCTGTATGCGGACATATCGGGGCCCCGGAGCGGGAATAACACAGACTGATCCCAAACTAACAGCCCGAGTCAACCGGAAATCCCCTGTGAGTCAGGAGCTCTGCGCTGATTGGCTGCAGCAGGAACTCAGACCAATAGGAAATTAAATCCTCTGCGCATCAGCAGTTACCGGGCAGAGGGAAGCGCTGAAGGTTGTGAGAGCGGAGAAATTGAAAGTGAAAGTCCGCTTATTTCCGGCGGGGCTGTTATTAATATTCTGGATAACCCAGGTTTATTGGAGTGACGTCATCAACCATTTCTCCAGGAAACACAAACGTTTAGCATGTTACTGACCAGCGCAGGGAAAGCGTGTCCTGCAgggggtgtgtggggggggcagggccggccgaagacttaacgccgcctggggcgaagtttaaaacgccaacgccgggggggcattttaaacttcgccgacgccataatctacgatcccccctggtgtttacctttaaacagtcctgcggcgagtctccctgctctgccacggtgccggcttataatgctgagcgccggaaattgacgtcacttccggcgctctgcattacaagccggcaccgggaccgaacagggagactcgccgcagaggagagagagagagaggggcgccgagcgggtaagcgaaaaccactcggtgcccctctctctctcctccgcttcaaaaaaaaaacaaaacaaaaaaaagcgcctggggcaattgccccagtctgccccattatagggccggccctggtggggggtATTAGGTGAGGTTAGAGGGGTgcataccttccaagtgtcccgTCTTTTGTAGGACAGCTTTGACTTTCGGAAGGAAGTATAAGTGAGCgtgaatgtttatgtataagtgtttgttaacatgagcatgtatgtgtaaatatttgtgtgtgcgCATGTACTTGTAAGTGGTGTGATTTGGAGTGTGTTTATGTGtcagtatgaatgtgtatatataagtggtgtgagggagtgtttatgtgtaagcggtatgagggagtgtgtgttagaatgagtctgtacgtgtgtgttagtgagtatgagtaagtgtatgtgtgttagcatgtgtttgtgtaagtgtgtttacgtttgtgtgccagagtgtatgttgcaaGGCGTAcaaaaggcacagacaagttatttgggggcaatgatgtcaCAAGCAGAGTGTTTGGGGTTACGATGGGTCTGATGAGCTGCTTGAGGGCAAAGGTGGctctcacaagctgtttgatgGCATTGTGGGAAATCTCCCTGTTCCTGGCCTCCTCTATAgagtaatataaataatgactGGGAAGGGCGACCAGATCAGCCATGTTTCCCAGGGACCATTGAGTTTGATCATATTGTGGACACACAGTGCTGACCACACCCCTCCCCGCCTCCTGCCAcacccccaacacaggtgttCCAGGAATAGAAAGCTACGGAGCTCTGCTGAGTGCTGctactggggaggaataaactgataaaattcaatgaaaaaaaaaaaaaatgtccctagAGGGCCTGCAATCGCGGGGTCTGTGTGACATAAGTGATGCCTGTAAACACCATCTGTGTCCCCCGTTCTCTGCATCCCTCCTTGAGCTGGAGAGAGCCAGGAAACAGCAGTTCCCTGGGGCCcaagatctatatatatataattttttttttgttatctgaCCCTAAGtggttaattatttaatatatatatatatatatttgaataactATTTTGTAGTTGGTGAGCGACACAAGTTTAGGGATAGGTTTAGCATTAGGTGGggttaaaacatttgttttttttaaaacaaagaaaattagaaaataatatagaaatattgtGCTTTTTCCAAATCAAGGCAggttaaaataatgtgttttggtaTTTTTCGCATTTATACCAGCTGTAGATAATTTATATACCCGTAAAACTGTGAATATGTTCATTGGCCCAGATTGAGGTTGCCCgggatttaaaatgccattaCGGGACTGTCTTGGGCGATACGGGACCCTAATACAGACCCCATAGTACATggcatgaattatatatatatataaatatagaacttAGAACCTGATAGGAGAGATTTCCGTCTGAACAGGGACCTTGATGACCAAACCTGTAATTAGATAGCTGTTTACTCAGGATATAAATTAATCTGTGACAAGATGAACACCTAAATTCCCATAGTAGGAGGAGATATAAACTGTATTCTAGAACCTCGATAACTTTATAAAttgtcattataaaaataatttaagtttCTATCAATAAAACTTTCTGTTGAAAGATGTGAACAAGATATAGGATGCTTAACCTCATTAGAtggattattaataaaaaaatacaatatatacagtaattcaTACATATGATCTGGCTGTTCCAGGCAGGATCTCTGCTGACTAAGTGCAAAAGAAACAAGTTTTCAGCCTCATAACTGATAAGTGCCCAGGGCCGCGCTGGCGGTGAAGAGGTAGCCCTGGCCCTTTAAGACCAGCGGCCACCTGATGACACAAGTGTGGCCGACATCTAGATGTGTGCAGCGGCATGTTATGTGTTTTATGCTCATGCAGCCAGGTCTATCAGCCCATGTGCCGGATGACCAGTCCGGGGCTGTAAGTGGCCAGTTAACCCCTGAAGgacttaggctaggtttccacttgtttttttttttgctaaaaacgctgcagccagatgttagctgttcttcaataggaaatcgcacaatgccatatccacttggcgtttttctgtttggcgttttttcagtcctctttggcgtttttctgcttttttgggctctgtggcagtttttcagaatcgcagcatgttgacactctggcgttttttgcaaggaaatcttggcgtttttctccaatagaagtctatgggagagaaaaaacgccatgaaaaagccatgtggggttttttgccttggcgttttttatggcgtttttttccacagttacaatgcagaggatggacccagtatctgtgtgtcctacgagaaataggctggaaacaaacagtttcacacaaaacaaagtcctggactggttcatattgaattttacaccatttggaacaaacatgccattacaaacaaacatacgcgaccggatcctgcgtgccaaaagcaacagcaaacaatttgcaccatcatttgggaccaatcttcccagaggagcagacattcgaaataaagcatgccttacaaaccacagaaaagagacaaaagggtccgccggggcgtagaactctaccaagtaaagggcatcaggagagggcagatacttgccatttatcccaatcccttttagctgggtgaaacttctaacttgtaaaggctggaaaaactgcctaaggtcaaaaaagcaatttccacagaaaggctaaaactccagaaaaaacgccaaaacgcaggtaaatgcagtggcagttttcttggcgtttttcctggcgtttttcatcaataaaataacgcaggacaaaaacccaagtggaaacctagcctgaggCTGATGTTTCTATTTTCACACTTTACTATTTAGTTtaaccacacaaattatatattgtatttcccAATGTATATCATTATctggtacagaaaaaaaattacaaaaactgTCTATATATAGCCAGGCGaaatcagcaaaaataaaacaaacagggccggcccaaggcaaaatgccgcctggggcgaattttaaaattcCGCCCCCcatatctacccttcctctccctccgtccctattatctacccttaccccccccccttgtacttacctttcagcagtcctgcggcgagtctccatGCCGGCACCGAGagcgaacagggagactcgccgcagaggagagagagaggggtgccgagcgggtactgacagcttggtaagcgaaaaccactcggcgcccctttctctctctttcgtttattaaaaaaaaaaattttgtcgGGCCGGCACTGGCCCACGGTCACCGCTAAAATAGCAGATTCTTAAGACCATTGATGTCCTTATCCATATATTtccatgtactatatatatatatatatatatatatactatatatacacacactttatggacaaaagtatcgggacacctggccattacaccaacagggactttcatGACAccgtattctaaatacatagacattaatatgtagtttgttccccctttgcagcttcaactcttctgggaagccttgccacaagattttggagcgtttctgtgggaatttttgcctatTCCTCCAGTagatgaggtcaggcactgatgttggatgagaaataCTTTCACAAGTACTCTGTGAGTCTACTTCAAATCTCCGTTTATTCAGGGAAAGCATAAGAAGAAAAACATCACAAATCATACATGCGTAGAAATAGGCAGAGTCTCCCCTGACAATACAGTAATACAGGAGGTTATCAGACACAACCTTATACAATAAGCATACCAGGGTCCGAGAGACTCCAACAGAAAGAAGAAACATTGTGTAATAACAGAGACGGAGAGTATGCCCGTACAATGCCGTCGAGCAGAGAGCACAGCACGGCAGGCTTCACCTGAAAACAACAAACCAAGAACATAAACAagagattagggctgcaactaacgattattttaataatcgattagttggccgattattttttcgattaatcgattaatcggataaaaaaatgtaaatttttcatttatttaaaataatttactaaacaaatgatgttaaatacaaacagcagaataaaaaaaactttgataatacatttctt comes from the Spea bombifrons isolate aSpeBom1 chromosome 8, aSpeBom1.2.pri, whole genome shotgun sequence genome and includes:
- the LOC128503210 gene encoding class I histocompatibility antigen, F10 alpha chain-like, with translation MYGSNGWTVTPSNRYLTLSVISVAPEVKVSAQTSEGATKLHCQVYGFYPREVDVNWKRNEIDIPSDEAKQVLPNTDGTYQIRVTVEVTPKEGDSYSCHVDHGSLAEPRIVMWDPRKDGSGSTVYIVIGVVAGIAVAAAVGFILWRRGRRPVYAPTGMSEGSPAASTT